The nucleotide window CTCTCCTCCGCCAGCTTGCGAACCTCCTCGGCGACCACGGCGAAGCCCCGTCCCGCCTCTCCCGCCCTGGCTGCCTCTATGGCGGCGTTCAGGGCCAGGAGGTTGGTCTGCTCCGCTATGCCCTGGATGGTCTGGACCACCTGGTGTATGACCGTGGCCTTCTCCGCCAGTGACGCGGCCCTCTGGGACACCTGCTCCGCCTGTCCTCTAGCGGACTCCATGGCGGTGGAGGTCTCCCCTAAGGCGGCCTCTCCCTCTCGTGCCTTGGCCACCACGTCGGAGACGGTCTGGTTCAGGCTTTCGGCCATCTGAGCCAGAGCCTGGGAGGTAGAGGCTATCTCCTCGGAGGAGGCATATTGAGACTCAACGGCGCCGGATACCTGATCCACCGCTTTGGTTCCCTTTGCTACGCCTTCCTCCATGGACTTAAAGGTTTTAGTAAATACCGCCAAGGACCTATCAAGAGAATTAAATGCAGCTAAAAAATCCTGAGTTCCCTGTGAGGTATCCCAGAAATTGTTCCGAAGGAGCTCTATAAAATCGTTGAAAGACCGGGCCATCTGGCCTGTCTCGTCCTTTGAACGAATCGGAAGTCGCCAGGTCAGGTCCGCCTTGCCCTCGGTGGAGCGGCCCATAAATCGGTTCATCTCCCTTATAGGGGCTATAATCGATCGGCGGTAGAAAAACACGCATAGCACCGCGACCACAAGAGCCAGGGCCAGAGATATCTCCTGGATCACCTTGAGGAGGGTCACCCTCCCCGCGGCGTCGCCTTCAAGGGATACCGTCGCGGCGGCGGCGGCGGACAGGACCGACTGGGCCTGAACGGTAACCTGCTTCCAGGCGTTCTCGTCTCCACCGGAGAGAACCGACTCCACTACCTTGCGATAGGACTGAAAGGCCCTGTCGGCGGCCTGGAGTAGCTCTTTAGACTTAGGGGAAGGAGCGGACAGCTCGGTCCAGGTCCCAGCCTTGGGATCTAAAGGGGCCTTCCCGCCGGAGATCAGGGCCCTATTGGTCTCCTGAAAGAGGTTCATAGAGGCGATCGCCTCGTCGTTGTAGCCCTTTTCCCCTGAGAGCCGAAAGGCCAGAGCCGCCTTTGCGATGTTCTGGGACAGCATCCTCTGCCTGCCCGCTAAATTTATGACCATGCCGTCTTTGGCCTGGTCGGCGGTTATGACCAAGGTAGACACCAGAGATAGGGTAAAAAGGCCCAAAAGAACCGCTAAGGGAACCACCAGCTTGGCAAAAAGGTTTTTTCTCATAAATATCCCTCCATTCAATTTAATCATCCACGGACAACTTCTTTCACCTATATACCTCTCGATTATACATGGGAATAAGGTAAAAACCCAACGTCCCCCTCGGAGAGATCGTTCCGCCTACGCCCTGGCCCAATCGTATACTCGACCTGCCTGTTTCGTACGAACCGCCTCGGAGGGCACGTCCTGTGCCCCCTCGGCTTGGGCCGACGTCCTGTCGCCCCATTCGACTACACGACGGCATGTCGAGTATACGGGCTCTGGGCTCCGTCGAAACGATCTCTCCGAGGATTAGAGTCTTTAGAGGTGCCCTAAAGATGATCCTTTCTGATCTCCCCTGTATGATGTATAATTTTTCGTCCTAGGGGGCCATTGCGGTCTCCGTTTTAGATATTAAACCAATTGGGAGGATTTCCATGAACTTTAATAATTCTTCAGATCTGAAGAGACAGATAGAACGTCGGAGGACCTTCGGCATAATAAGCCACCCCGACGCGGGAAAGACCACCCTCACCGAGAAGCTACTCCTCTTCGGCGGAGCCATAACCATGGCGGGGGCGGTCAAGTCCCGAAAGTCCTCCAAACACGCCACCAGCGACTGGATGGCCATAGAGCAGGAGAGAGGGATCTCGGTCACCAGCTCGGTGATGAAGTTTGAGTATAAAGGCTACGAGATAAATCTGCTGGACACCCCTGGGCACAAGGATTTCTCCGAGGACACCTACCGAGTCCTCACCGCCGTCGACAGCGCTGTTATGGTAATAGACAGCGTCAAAGGCGTCGAGGAGCAGACCAGACGGCTCATGGAGGTGTGTCGGATGAGGAACACTCCAATCATAACCTTCATAAACAAGCTGGACCGGGAGGGACTGTCCCCTCTGGAGATACTTTCGGACATAGAGGAGAACCTCCAGATAGAGTGCGCCCCTCTGACCTGGCCTATAGGCATGGGAAAAGGCTTCAAGGGAACCTACGACCTATACAAAAAGGAGCTCACCCTGTTCAGACCGGGATTCGAGAGCCTGAGAGACCAAGACGGCATAGCGGTTATAAAGGACCTGAACGACCCTAAGCTGGACCAGCTCATCGGGATCCAGGCGAAAGACCTCAGGGACGATATAGCCCTGCTGGAGGGGGCGGCAAACCCCTTCGACTTAGACGACTACCTTAAGGGCTGCCAGACGCCGGTTTTCTTCGGAAGTGCGGTCAACAACTTCGGCGTTCGGGAGATGCTGGACAGCTTCGTGGAGATAGCCCCCTGTCCGGGGCCCAGGAAGACCACGACCAGGCCCGTATCCCCGGAGGAGGAGGAATTCTCCGGCTTCGTCTTCAAGATCCAGGCCAACATGGACCTAGCCCACAGGGACCGTCTGGCCTTCATGAGGGTCTGTTCCGGCCGGTTCTACCGAGGGATGAAGGTAAAGCACCACCGAATAGGGAAAGACGTGGTCCTGTCCAACCCCACCATCTTCATGGCCCAGGACAGGGAGCTGGTGGAGGAGGCCTGGCCGGGGGACATTGTCGGCATCCACAACCACGGGACCATCAAGATAGGGGACACCTTCACCGACAAAGAGCCTCTTCAGTACATAGGCATACCGAGCTTCGCGCCAGAGCACTTCAGGAGGGTCAGGCTGGACTCGCCTATGAAGTCGAAACAGCTTCAAAAAGGGCTGATCCAGCTCTCCGAGGAGGGGGCCATACAGGTCTTTAAGCCTATCACCGATAACATATTCATACTGGGAGCGGTGGGAGTGCTTCAGTTCGACGTCGCCGTGGCGAGGCTTAAGGCGGAGTACTCGGTGGAGGCCAGCTACGACTCGACCTCCTTCTCCGTGGCCCGGTGGGTGAAGTGCGCCGACCCGAAGAAAATGGCGGAGTTCGAGAGGGCCCACCAGGCAAACCTAGCGAAAGACAGCACCGACAGCCTGGTCTACCTAGCGGCGAACAGCTGGGACCTGAAATACGTGGAAAACCACTGGCCCGACGTGGAGTTCCTGAAGACATGTGAACACCGCTAAAAACTAACGCTCGGATCCCCTCGGAGAGACCGTCCCGCCTACGCCCTGGCCCAATCGTATACTCGACCTGCCTGTTTCGTACGAACCGCCTCGGAGGGCACGTCCTGTGCCCCCTCGGCTTGGGGCGACGTCCTGTCGCCCCATTCGTACTACACGACGGCATGTCGAGTATACGGGCTCAAAGGGGCTCCGTCGGAACGATCTCTCCGAGGATCAGCGTTTTTAGAGGTTCCCCATAGAGACTTGCCTTAGCTCTACACCATGCTTGTGACACTGGGCAAGCAAAAACAGTTTAAAGGCATAAAAACCCTGATCGGTGACCGCTTTCGCCAGGTGTCTGTTTTTAACCATGCCCCTAACGTTCAGGTCCTCTACGGTTATATACTGGGGCTTGGTTTTCACCACAGCATTTACGACAGAGCGCCTGTATTCCTCACGGATGTTCCCTAGGCGGTAATGTAACTTTTGCACTTTCAGTTTTTTTTAATTAAGCTAGAGCCACTTCCCACGGTTTTACCGGCTTTCTTTTTTGCGTTCTGTTTTCTAGCCAGTGCTCGACTCTCCCGCTTTAATTTTTTCTCTTGTCTTTTGACCTTAGAGGTCTTATTGATATTGGGATAGATGCTCCCGTCACTTAAGGCAGCGAAGTTTTTTATGCCAAGGTCTATCCCTACGCCAGGGGCAACAGCTCGCTCTATCGTGGGCTCAGGAACATCACACAACAGGGACAGAAAAACACGCCCTGCCTTTATGGACAAAGTTCCGTTTATAACCTTTGCGTTTTCCGGGATATATCCAAACTCTTTTAGCCTGACAAAGTTAAAGGTAGGTATTTTTATCCTGTGTCTCTGGGCAGTCCAATCTGTCTCACCGTTTTTAGGCAGGTAAACTTTCACGTCCTGGTTCTTTTTCTTCTTAAACCGAGGAAATCCAGCTTTTTTGAGGAAGAATTTTTTATAGGCACATTCACCGTTCATAATAGATTTCTTGCGGGCTTTAGACGAGACCTCTTTGATCCACCCAAAGCCATCTTGCTTAGAGTGTACGTTATTAATCCACTTATCGAAGGAGTACCCCGATAAAAACTCGCCGGTCTCCTTATAGTGGTCCTGTGCCTTTTGGAGATACAAGTTGTACAGATAACGACATACTCCGATGGTTTTAGCTAGTTTTTCCAGCTGTTTTTCCGTCATCTTGAGTTCTGTCTTATATGCTTTTTTCACAACTCGTCATCTCCTTTCAGCTTATTTTTGTATTTTCGCAGTCCATCCACTTTGCATGAAAACACATCAATAATAGAGATAAGGTCCTGTACTACTTCCTTTTGTGGGGAGAGAGTTTCGTTGTTGACCACGACTATCTCTGAACCGTATTTTTCCACAAAAGACGCAAACCAATCAAAGCCGAAACGGATAAACCTGTCTTTTTCAGTCACGTAGATTTGACCTATTTTACCGTCTATAACCTGGTCTAAGAGGTCGTTCCATTTTGGCCTTTTATAGTTCAGACCACTCCCGATGTCCTCTACAACCTCTGCCACGATACATCCTTTTGCGTTGGCAAATTGTCTTAAAAAATCGGTCTGATTTTTTAAATCCGGCGATTGAGATTTGCTGGATACCCTTGCATAGATAACGTTTTTCCTATCCGTAGGCGACTGTATGCTTAAAAAACTATCTATCTGGTCCTGGGTATAATATCTCCTTCCTTTAGGATTTCTTTTAGCCACCAACTTCTTATCTACGTCCCATCGCTGAACAGTTTTTACGGACACGCCAAATATCTCCGCTACATCTTTAGGCTTAAGTAGTTTTTCATATATACATACTGCCATTTCTTGAGACTTGTGTCAATATTTTTAACTACTGTTCCTTGACTCCCCTTATGTGATACCATTGTCACTATTATAGATCATATCTAGAGGAGGGAGTTACCTTGAAGGCATCGCTGGACAAACTCACCATCCGAGGGTTCAAGTCGATTCGTTCCCTTGAGAACTTCCGTCTAAAGGACATTAATATTTTCATTGGGGCCAACGGAGCGGGAAAAAGCAACCTCATCGAGTTTTTCCGACTCATCAAAAACGTCATAGACGGAAACCTAAACGACTACATACGTCTAGGTGGAGGGATCAGCGATTTTCTCTTCGATGGACGTAAGAGGACGTCTCAAATGGATTTCGAAACCTATTTTGGATCGAGAGGATACCGTTTCACCGTAAAACCAGGAGCGGCGGAAAACTGTCTGCTTACCGACGAAGCACGCTTTTACGACGGCAGATGGCAAAAATCGACCGAAAACGAAGACAGCGAATACAGTAGATCGGTCTACGACGGCATATCGTCGTGGCAGATATACCATTTTCACGACACCAGCTCCACCGCTGGAATGAGACACTACCAGATCGTCCAGGACGACGAGAAACTCCGATTCGACGGATCGAACGTAGCACCATACCTTCTTCGGCTTAAAAACCGCCATCCCGATGAGTACAGGGAAATTTTGGACGCTCTAGGTCTGGTCATGCCTTTTTTCGACGACTTTATCCTTGAGCCATCTTCCTTCGGAGAGAGGGAGAAGGTTAACCTGTCCTGGCGACAGAGGGGATCGGACTACCCTATGCAACCCTACCACCTGTCCGACGGCTCTATAAGGTTCATCTGCCTCGCCACGGCTCTTCTACAGCCTAACCCTCCTTCCACCATAGTGGTGGACGAGCCAGAACTGGGCCTTCACCCCTTCGCAGTAGCCCTGCTTGCGGAGCTGATCCAAAACGCATCTTGCAGGACACAGCTTATCGTAGCCACCCAGTCTCCCATCTTCATAGACTATTTTAAGGTGGACGACATCGTCGTGGTCAACAGAAAAGACGGCTCTTCAACCTTCGATCGACTGAAGGAGGAGGAATACAGAGAGTGGCTTGAGGACTACTCCACCGGGGAACTGTGGCGTAAAAACCTCTTATCAGGAGGCCCTAGCCATGAATAAATACGTGGAGCTGATAGCTCTGGTGGAAGGCTCCACGGAGATGGCCTTCGTTCAAAACGTCCTCTACGACTACCTCTTCACGAAAAACGTCTTCATCACCCCTATACTGATATCCAAGTCAGGACAAAAAGGGGGAGACGTCAAGTTCGAGAGGGTAAAAAGGGACATTGAGCACCACCTAAAAAATCGACAGGACACCTACTTGACCACATTAATAGATTTCTACGGCATAGACACAAAATGGCCGGGCATCGACAAAGCGTCAAAACAAACGACTCCGTCGATGAAGGCCATAGCCTTGAACGAAGGGACTATGGCTAAGGTAAAGGAGCTTTTCGGCAAATATGAACCGGAGAGACGTTTCATTCCCTATGTAGCGATCCACGAGTTCGAGTCACTTCTTTTCAGCGACGGCGATATTTTGGCCGACCGACTCGGAGTTTCCCCTCAAGAGGTGAATAAAATACTTACCCAGTGCGGAGAACCGGAAAACGTGAACAACTCGCCCCACACCGCACCGTCGAAAAGGCTACAAAATCTGAACCCGAGGTTTAAAAAAACCACCACCGGGATCGCCATAGCCAAGGAGATAGGGATCACCAAGATGAGGGAGAAATGCCCAGTATTTAACCGCTGGCTGGACAGCATAGAGTCGCTAAAATAACCTGTCCCTATTGTCGTAGGGGCGAAGGGCCTTGACAAATACGGACCCTTGCCCTATCATTACCGGCAATCTACCGAATCCCGAAAGGAGGCCCCGGCCATGACGTTCAACATATCCACAAACGCCCTTTTCCTAGCGCTAACCATCGACCGCGGAGTCTTCCTCCGGAGTCGTCGGTAGCGTATTACCTTACCGATAGAGATTCCAAAGGGCCGACCCGCATACGCGTGGTCGGCCCTTTTTTATTTGCCGCTAAATTAAGGAGGAATAACTTTATGAAAAAGACCCTCGCCGCCTCTGTCATAGCAAAACACACCAACGATAACGCTAAAGAGGGAGCCATCTGTCAGGTGTCGGTGGACTTCGCCTTCGCCAACGACATCACCGCCCCTCCCGCCATAAACGCCATGAGGGAGATGGGCCGAGACAGGGTATTCGATAAAAACCGGTGTGCGGTGGTGCCGGACCACTTCACCCCAAACAAGGACATAGCGTCGGCGGAGCAGGCCAAAAAGTGCCGGGAGTTCGCCCACGGTCAGGGAATGGTCTACTGGGAGGTCGGCAGGGCAGGGGTCGAACACGCTATGCTGCCGGAGAAGGGCTACATCCTCCCCGGGGACATAGTGTTAGGGGCGGACAGCCACAGCTGCACCGGAGGGGCTATGGGAGCCTTCGCCACCGGAATGGGCTCAACCGACTTAGCGGGAGCCTGGGCCACCGGAAAGACCTGGCTCATGGTCCCGGAGACGGTCCGTGTGGACTTTAGAGGCCCCATCTCAAGGCAGATCACCGGAAAGGACCTCATCCTGGCGGTCCTCAGGGAGATCTCCGTCCAGGGGGCCCGGTATATGGCCCTTGAGTTCGGCGGCGACGGCCTGGAGTCCATGTCCATGGATCACCGGTTCACCGTGGCGAACATGGCGGTGGAGGCCGGGGCCAAGGCGGGGCTCTTCGTCCCCGACTCGGTGACCCTGGACTACGCCAGGACAAGGGCGGCCAGGGACTTCGAGCCCTGCTACCCCGACGAGGGCTGCCCCTACGCGAAGAGGATAGAGATAGACGTGGAGAAGCTCACTCCCCTTGTGGCGGCGCCCCACTCCCCCGACAACGTCCATCCCGCCTCGACCTTCAAGGACAGGGAGATCCATCAGGTGTTCATAGGCTCCTGCACCAACGGAAGGCTTGAGGACATGGAGGCGGCGGCGTCGGTGCTGAAGGGCAGATCGGTCCATCCATCGGTGAGGTGCATAGTCATACCGGCATCCTTCGAGGTCTACAACGAGTGTCTGGACAGGGGCTACATAAGGACCTTCACCGACGCGGGAGCGGCGGTCTGCACCCCCACCTGCGGCCCATGCTTGGGGGGACACATGGGAATACTGGCGGCAGGGGAGCGGTGCGTATCCACCAGCAACAGGAACTTCGTCGGCAGGATGGGACACACAGAGAGCGAGGTCTACCTCGCAAGCCCTATAACAGCCGCATGGAGCGCCGTTAAAGGACATATCGCCGATCCGGCGGAGGAGGAGAGATAACATGACCATAGGAGGAAACGCCTGGGTCTTTGGAGACCACATAGATACGGACGTCATAATACCGGCCAGACACCTGACCACCGCCGACCCCAAAATACTGGGAGCCCACTGCATGGAGGACGCCGATCGAGAGTTCTCGTCGAGGATATCCCCTGGGGACGTCATAGTTGGAGGGGAAAACTTCGGCTGCGGATCGAGCAGGGAACACGCCCCTATCGCCATAAAGGGAGCGGGAATCTCCTGCGTCGTGGCGAAGTCCTTCGCCAGGATATTCTACCGAAACTCCATAAACGTAGGGCTTCCCATCTTCATCTGTCCCGAGGGAGTGAAGGCGATCTCCCAGGGAGATAAGGTCACCGCCGACATGGAGAGAGGCATCATAAAGAACGAGACCACCGGTCAGAGCTGGTCCGTTCCGCCGTTCCCCGAATACCTTCGTGGGATCATAGCCGCTGGGGGGCTGGTTCCCTTCATAGCGTCGAAGGGAGCGTAGCCATGAACGTAAAGACCATAGCCCAGATCGGCGGGGACGGCATAGGGCCGGAGGTTGTAAAACAGGGGCGAAAGGCAGCGGACGCCGCCATGGCCGGGAGCGGGACCGAGCTCCGCTGGAGGGAGTTCCCATGGGGGGCGGGGCACTACCGTTCCACCGGGGAGATACTGCCGGAAAACGCCGTGGAGGAGCTCTCCCACTGCGACTCCATATACCTGGGGGCCATAGGGGACCCATCGGTGAAGCCCGGGGTCCTGGAGAGGGGCATACTGCTCACACTCCGCTTCGCCTTCGACATGTACGTCAACCTCAGGCCAGCCAGGGCCTTCCCCAAGGTCCCTATCCCCATAGAGGGAGCGGCGGAGAAAGGCATAGACCTGCTGGTGGTTCGGGAGAACACCGAGGACCTCTACATGGGGCTAGGTGGAACCGGCGACGGCGAAATAGACCAGATCATCGAGGCAAAGAGGGGCCTTTATAACCTCACAGGCCACGTATCCATGAGTACCGGCCACAGGATGGCCCTCCAGATGGGGATAGCCACCGAGCCAGCGGTCAGGAGGATAACCGCCACGGCCTGCGGCTACGCCAGAGGCCGTGGGGAGAGATCCATCCTTCTGGCCACCAAGGCCAACGCCATGCCCCACCTCTACGGATTCTGGGAGGAGATAGCCGCCGACGAGGCCAAGGGCCAGGGGATGGCAATGGAGACCATGAACGTGGACGCCATGTGCTATCACGCAGTGAGACGGCCCTGGGAGTTCGGGACGATCCTCTGTCCCAACCTCTTCGGCGACATAGTCAGTGACCTCTTCGCAGGCATAACCGGAGGACTTGGGGTCGCGGCAGGAGGAAACCAGGGCGACGGCATAGGGATGTTCGAGCCCATCCACGGCTCCGCCCCAGACATAGCGGGAACCGACTCGGCCAACCCCCTGGCGGCCATCCTCTCCGCCTCCCTGATGCTCCGCTCCCTAGGGGAGGGCAAAGGGGCGACGGCGATAGAGAGGGCCGTCGAGACCTTCTTAAATGAGAGCGACCAGGACCGCCTCCCTAAGGAAATGGGAGGACAGGCAGGCACCGAGGAGATAGGCGACTCAGTCGCCTCCATAATAGAGAGAGACCGAGAGGGGAAACAGCCATGACGATAGATAGAGTTCGCATATTCGACACCACGCTCAGAGACGGAGAGCAGTCCGCAGGGATAAACCTCAACAGGGCGGAGAAGATCCAGATAGCCAGACAGCTGGCGGCCATGGGAGTGGACGTCATAGAGGCGGGCTTCCCGGCGGCGTCCCAGGGCGACTTCGACGCCGTCTCCGCCATAGCCCATGAGGCAAGAGGGCCCATCATAGCGGGGCTGGCCAGGGCCAACGAAGGGGATATCAAAAGGGCCGCCGACGCGGTTAAAGGGGCTGAGAGAGGCAGGATCCACACCTTCATAGCCACCAGCCCTATCCACATGGAGTACAAGCTCAAAATGGCCCCCGACGAGGTCGTCCGTCGCACCTCTCAGGCTGTGGCCTACGCCTCGTCTCTGGTGAAAGACGTGGAGTTCTCCGCCGAGGACGCCAGCCGGTCGGAGGTCCAGTTTCTCATAGAGGTGTTCTCCGCCGCCATCGCCGCAGGGGCCACAACCATAAACGTGCCGGACACGGTGGGCTACGCCACCCCCGGCGAGTTCGGCGACTTTCTGTCTCGGATAATGGAGGGAACGGAAAACTCCCATAAGGCGATCTGGTCCGTCCACGTCCACAACGACCTGGGCCTCGCTGTGGCAAACTCCATCGAGGCGGTCCGCCGGGGAGCCAGACAGGTGGAATGCACCATAAACGGCATAGGGGAGAGGGCTGGAAACGCCTCACTGGAGGAGATAGTCATGGCCCTCAAGGTCAGAAAGGACGTCTTCTCCGTGTACACAGGCATAGATACCACAAGGCTCTACGACGCCAGCAGGCTGGTATCTCGGCTCACAGGGGTACAGGTTCCGCCCAACAAGGCCATAGTCGGAGACAACGCCTTCGCCCACGAGGCGGGAATACACCAGCACGGGATCATGTGCAAAAGGGAGACCTACGAGATAATGCATCCCAAGGACGTAGGGGCCCCTGAGTCCAAGCTGGTCATGGGCAAGCACTCGGGACACCACGCCTTCGTCAAGGAGATAAAGGCCATGGGCTACGCCCTGTCGGAGGAGGAG belongs to Dethiosulfovibrio salsuginis and includes:
- a CDS encoding 3-isopropylmalate dehydratase small subunit, translated to MTIGGNAWVFGDHIDTDVIIPARHLTTADPKILGAHCMEDADREFSSRISPGDVIVGGENFGCGSSREHAPIAIKGAGISCVVAKSFARIFYRNSINVGLPIFICPEGVKAISQGDKVTADMERGIIKNETTGQSWSVPPFPEYLRGIIAAGGLVPFIASKGA
- a CDS encoding IS607 family transposase; translated protein: MAVCIYEKLLKPKDVAEIFGVSVKTVQRWDVDKKLVAKRNPKGRRYYTQDQIDSFLSIQSPTDRKNVIYARVSSKSQSPDLKNQTDFLRQFANAKGCIVAEVVEDIGSGLNYKRPKWNDLLDQVIDGKIGQIYVTEKDRFIRFGFDWFASFVEKYGSEIVVVNNETLSPQKEVVQDLISIIDVFSCKVDGLRKYKNKLKGDDEL
- a CDS encoding 3-isopropylmalate dehydratase large subunit — translated: MKKTLAASVIAKHTNDNAKEGAICQVSVDFAFANDITAPPAINAMREMGRDRVFDKNRCAVVPDHFTPNKDIASAEQAKKCREFAHGQGMVYWEVGRAGVEHAMLPEKGYILPGDIVLGADSHSCTGGAMGAFATGMGSTDLAGAWATGKTWLMVPETVRVDFRGPISRQITGKDLILAVLREISVQGARYMALEFGGDGLESMSMDHRFTVANMAVEAGAKAGLFVPDSVTLDYARTRAARDFEPCYPDEGCPYAKRIEIDVEKLTPLVAAPHSPDNVHPASTFKDREIHQVFIGSCTNGRLEDMEAAASVLKGRSVHPSVRCIVIPASFEVYNECLDRGYIRTFTDAGAAVCTPTCGPCLGGHMGILAAGERCVSTSNRNFVGRMGHTESEVYLASPITAAWSAVKGHIADPAEEER
- a CDS encoding RNA-guided endonuclease InsQ/TnpB family protein, with the protein product MKKAYKTELKMTEKQLEKLAKTIGVCRYLYNLYLQKAQDHYKETGEFLSGYSFDKWINNVHSKQDGFGWIKEVSSKARKKSIMNGECAYKKFFLKKAGFPRFKKKKNQDVKVYLPKNGETDWTAQRHRIKIPTFNFVRLKEFGYIPENAKVINGTLSIKAGRVFLSLLCDVPEPTIERAVAPGVGIDLGIKNFAALSDGSIYPNINKTSKVKRQEKKLKRESRALARKQNAKKKAGKTVGSGSSLIKKN
- a CDS encoding peptide chain release factor 3; the protein is MNFNNSSDLKRQIERRRTFGIISHPDAGKTTLTEKLLLFGGAITMAGAVKSRKSSKHATSDWMAIEQERGISVTSSVMKFEYKGYEINLLDTPGHKDFSEDTYRVLTAVDSAVMVIDSVKGVEEQTRRLMEVCRMRNTPIITFINKLDREGLSPLEILSDIEENLQIECAPLTWPIGMGKGFKGTYDLYKKELTLFRPGFESLRDQDGIAVIKDLNDPKLDQLIGIQAKDLRDDIALLEGAANPFDLDDYLKGCQTPVFFGSAVNNFGVREMLDSFVEIAPCPGPRKTTTRPVSPEEEEFSGFVFKIQANMDLAHRDRLAFMRVCSGRFYRGMKVKHHRIGKDVVLSNPTIFMAQDRELVEEAWPGDIVGIHNHGTIKIGDTFTDKEPLQYIGIPSFAPEHFRRVRLDSPMKSKQLQKGLIQLSEEGAIQVFKPITDNIFILGAVGVLQFDVAVARLKAEYSVEASYDSTSFSVARWVKCADPKKMAEFERAHQANLAKDSTDSLVYLAANSWDLKYVENHWPDVEFLKTCEHR
- a CDS encoding isocitrate/isopropylmalate dehydrogenase family protein — encoded protein: MNVKTIAQIGGDGIGPEVVKQGRKAADAAMAGSGTELRWREFPWGAGHYRSTGEILPENAVEELSHCDSIYLGAIGDPSVKPGVLERGILLTLRFAFDMYVNLRPARAFPKVPIPIEGAAEKGIDLLVVRENTEDLYMGLGGTGDGEIDQIIEAKRGLYNLTGHVSMSTGHRMALQMGIATEPAVRRITATACGYARGRGERSILLATKANAMPHLYGFWEEIAADEAKGQGMAMETMNVDAMCYHAVRRPWEFGTILCPNLFGDIVSDLFAGITGGLGVAAGGNQGDGIGMFEPIHGSAPDIAGTDSANPLAAILSASLMLRSLGEGKGATAIERAVETFLNESDQDRLPKEMGGQAGTEEIGDSVASIIERDREGKQP
- a CDS encoding DUF4276 family protein; this encodes MNKYVELIALVEGSTEMAFVQNVLYDYLFTKNVFITPILISKSGQKGGDVKFERVKRDIEHHLKNRQDTYLTTLIDFYGIDTKWPGIDKASKQTTPSMKAIALNEGTMAKVKELFGKYEPERRFIPYVAIHEFESLLFSDGDILADRLGVSPQEVNKILTQCGEPENVNNSPHTAPSKRLQNLNPRFKKTTTGIAIAKEIGITKMREKCPVFNRWLDSIESLK
- a CDS encoding AAA family ATPase, with protein sequence MKASLDKLTIRGFKSIRSLENFRLKDINIFIGANGAGKSNLIEFFRLIKNVIDGNLNDYIRLGGGISDFLFDGRKRTSQMDFETYFGSRGYRFTVKPGAAENCLLTDEARFYDGRWQKSTENEDSEYSRSVYDGISSWQIYHFHDTSSTAGMRHYQIVQDDEKLRFDGSNVAPYLLRLKNRHPDEYREILDALGLVMPFFDDFILEPSSFGEREKVNLSWRQRGSDYPMQPYHLSDGSIRFICLATALLQPNPPSTIVVDEPELGLHPFAVALLAELIQNASCRTQLIVATQSPIFIDYFKVDDIVVVNRKDGSSTFDRLKEEEYREWLEDYSTGELWRKNLLSGGPSHE
- a CDS encoding methyl-accepting chemotaxis protein translates to MRKNLFAKLVVPLAVLLGLFTLSLVSTLVITADQAKDGMVINLAGRQRMLSQNIAKAALAFRLSGEKGYNDEAIASMNLFQETNRALISGGKAPLDPKAGTWTELSAPSPKSKELLQAADRAFQSYRKVVESVLSGGDENAWKQVTVQAQSVLSAAAAATVSLEGDAAGRVTLLKVIQEISLALALVVAVLCVFFYRRSIIAPIREMNRFMGRSTEGKADLTWRLPIRSKDETGQMARSFNDFIELLRNNFWDTSQGTQDFLAAFNSLDRSLAVFTKTFKSMEEGVAKGTKAVDQVSGAVESQYASSEEIASTSQALAQMAESLNQTVSDVVAKAREGEAALGETSTAMESARGQAEQVSQRAASLAEKATVIHQVVQTIQGIAEQTNLLALNAAIEAARAGEAGRGFAVVAEEVRKLAEESKRAAVQIGDNLTGLMEGVDGTSKDVMAMSKEMEDVAERIAGVVQAIVLILEGMDSTNEVSQTVAASAQELSASSQEMASGAESVSRFASDVNHVIEEAGESVKSLTVMVEDLSDRVDQGARQGEELLVELSKMNLGTCSDMRSVVAKAIDAHMAWMDRLEASLDGRPWDLETDPNKCRFGLFLSTTTPPAHMVDRWREVVSLHDKLHGLGHQVEDHLRGGRQDQAVKAASEARAVGSNLASLLMDMAKHCEGPDVKAPALVASTVRR
- a CDS encoding 2-isopropylmalate synthase; this encodes MTIDRVRIFDTTLRDGEQSAGINLNRAEKIQIARQLAAMGVDVIEAGFPAASQGDFDAVSAIAHEARGPIIAGLARANEGDIKRAADAVKGAERGRIHTFIATSPIHMEYKLKMAPDEVVRRTSQAVAYASSLVKDVEFSAEDASRSEVQFLIEVFSAAIAAGATTINVPDTVGYATPGEFGDFLSRIMEGTENSHKAIWSVHVHNDLGLAVANSIEAVRRGARQVECTINGIGERAGNASLEEIVMALKVRKDVFSVYTGIDTTRLYDASRLVSRLTGVQVPPNKAIVGDNAFAHEAGIHQHGIMCKRETYEIMHPKDVGAPESKLVMGKHSGHHAFVKEIKAMGYALSEEEFKRAFTLFKELCDKKEMVTKSDMEALIVDEILSVCPDRKFVVKDFAVQSGRGKATATVSLTENGHDVSDAATGNGPVDASYAAIRRIIGIEPELRAYRILSSTEKSDALGEARVTLKYYDMEVQGRGSSTDVIEASIKAYINGINRLYQTAAARGVEIVRQRKAG